The Nerophis lumbriciformis linkage group LG05, RoL_Nlum_v2.1, whole genome shotgun sequence genome contains a region encoding:
- the itih2 gene encoding inter-alpha-trypsin inhibitor heavy chain H2 — protein sequence MRTRLLLFLLLGLLGLHLSRCFEFVIDGEWEDDTPDIQNHRDRHKRAILTSEEQEDFEAIRGDDITVKSYKVESRITSRFAHTTVRSSVVNSGSKAQTIGFNVQIPKRAFITNFTMNVNGITFIGSVKEKTVARNLYAQARARGKAAGIVRANSQDMETFKTEVHVPPGSNIEFELHYQEMMQRKLGFYEHSLHLQPGRLVPQFQADVYIYEPKGISKLETTNTFGEDFTNLVKVTQSPEKAHVVFKPTLQQQRKCDTCNDSAIDGVFTVKYDVSRDSNAGELQVSDGHFVHFFAPSNLPPLPKNIMFVIDVSGSMWGVKMKQTVEAMKAILDGLTIDDQFSIIDFNHNVRCWSEDMLPGSSIHIADAKKYIQNIKPVGGTNINEALMKAVQILVRASNQGLIDPRSVSMIILVSDGDPTVGEIKLSNIQKNVKKAMREDFSLFSLGIGFDVDYDFLERIAMENRGSAQRIFANHDAAEQLRKFYSQVANPLLRKITVQFPEDSVSDVTQNQFDKYFGGSELVVAGKVLPSESDTLTSFTTASAALLDITLETESDTSKLDEELAKQQHSFTGFARQLWAYVTIKQMMGERSLAPTATKKRKITQRILALAIEHQFVTPLTALLVESEDANERLLADSPKDPKHGCCSGGMMGGGTKNPGLAPVRLVYQPPPWVQMTTPAPPSPVEKGPEEWTLPQKVNLVDNDPHFIVHLAQSNMDICFNIDSQPGHILNLVTDKGTGVAVNGQLISGKKVHNGKRSTYFGVISVYYQPDGVSITVSTDAIALTDGRNNYTFTWGATADIVQDGLRISVVKDSSVSITINNGIQVMVLLHRVWKKHPVNVDFLGLYLPNDNRYSPLVHGLIGQFSNEPQVNIYDIHNGADPMKKEATMEVKGNQLQVTRGWQKDYRRDKRRGSDVYCWFVHNSGKGFIDGHYSHYIVPDLNSFL from the exons ATGAGGACCAggcttctcctttttcttctacTCGGTCTTCTGGGCCTTCATCTGAGCCGCTGCTTTGAGTTTGTCATAGATGGGGAATGGGAGGACGACACG CCAGATATCCAGAATCATCGTGACAGACACAAG AGAGCGATATTGACCAGTGAAGAGCAGGAAGACTTTGAG GCCATCCGAGGAGATGACATCACCGTCAAGAGTTACAAAGTGGAGAGCCGAATCACGTCGCGATTCGCTCACACCACCGTCCGAAGTTCGGTGGTCAACTCTGGCTCTAAGGCCCAAACCATTGGCTTCAATGTGCAGATCCCCAAGAGGGCCTTCATCACCAACTTTACAAT GAACGTCAACGGCATCACATTTATAGGCTCCGTTAAGGAGAAGACGGTGGCCAGGAACCTTTATGCTCAAGCCCGAGCCAGAGGCAAGGCCGCCGGCATTGTCAG GGCCAACTCTCAGGACATGGAGACCTTTAAGACAGAGGTGCACGTCCCCCCTGGTAGCAACATCGAGTTTGAGCTGCACTACCAGGAGATGATGCAGAGAAAGTTGGGCTTCTATGAGCACTCGCTGCACCTGCAGCCAGGCAGACTAGTCCCTCAGTTCCAG GCGGATGTCTACATCTATGAGCCAAAGGGAATCTCCAAGTTGGAAACAACAAACACTTTTGGCGAAGATTTTACAAACCTGGTTAAAGTTACACAGTCCCCTGAGAAG GCTCACGTGGTCTTCAAACCCACCTTGCAGCAGCAAAGGAAGTGCGACACCTGCAACGACAGCGCCATAGACGGCGTCTTTACTGTCAAATATGACGTGAGCCGGGATAGCAATGCTGGTGAGCTGCAG GTCTCGGACGGCCACTTTGTCCATTTCTTTGCCCCGTCCAACCTGCCACCGCTCCCTAAAAACATCATGTTTGTAATTGATGTGAGCGGGTCCATGTGGGGTGTCAAGATGAAGCAA ACAGTGGAGGCCATGAAGGCCATCTTGGACGGCCTCACCATCGACGACCAGTTCAGCATCATTGACTTCAACCACAACGTGCGCTGCTGGAGTGAAGACATGCTCCCTGGATCCTCCATACACATCGCAGATGCCAAGAAGTACATCCAAAACATCAAACCTGTTGGAG GAACCAACATTAATGAAGCACTGATGAAAGCGGTGCAGATCCTGGTGAGAGCGTCCAATCAGGGGCTCATCGACCCTCGCTCTGTCTCCATGATCATTCTGGTGTCTGATGGGGACCCGACTGTGG GGGAGATAAAGCTCAGCAACATTcagaagaatgtaaagaaagccATGAGGGAGGACTTCTCTCTCTTCTCTTTGGGAATTGGCTTCGATGTGGATTACGACTTCCTGGAGCGCATCGCCATGGAGAACCGTGGCAGTGCACAGCGCATCTTTGCTAACCACGATGCTGCCGAACAGCTACGG AAGTTCTACAGCCAGGTGGCCAACCCTCTCCTGCGCAAGATCACGGTCCAATTCCCAGAGGACTCTGTTTCTGACGTCACACAGAACCAGTTCGACAAATATTTTGGGGGCTCTGAGCTGGTTGTTGCTGGCAAGGTGTTGCCCTCCGAGAGCGACACGCTAACCAGCTTTACCACCGCATCGGCT GCCCTGCTGGACATCACTCTGGAGACAGAGTCGGACACTTCCAAACTGGACGAGGAGCTGGCCAAGCAGCAGCACTCATTCACGGGCTTCGCCAGGCAGCTGTGGGCCTACGTCACCATCAAGCAGATGATGGGTGAGAG GTCTTTGGCACCAACGGCTACCAAAAAGAGGAAGATCACACAGCGGATCCTGGCATTGGCCATAGAGCATCAGTTTGTCACGCCTCTCACGGCCTTGCTGGTGGAGAGCGAGGACGCCAATGAGAGGCTGTTGGCCGATTCTCCCAAGGACCCCAAGCATGGATGCTGCTCAG GAGGAATGATGGGAGGAGGTACGAAAAACCCCGGTTTGGCTCCAGTGCGCCTCGTCTACCAACCTCCCCCCTGGGTCCAGATGACCACGCCGGCCCCGCCGAGCCCAGTCGAGAAAGGACCAGAGGAATGGACGCTGCCACAGAAGGTCAACTTAG TGGACAACGACCCACACTTCATAGTGCACCTGGCCCAAAGCAACATGGACATATGCTTCAACATTGACTCCCAACCTGGACACATCCTCAACCTAGTGACTGACAAAGGCACAG GTGTGGCAGTGAATGGTCAGTTAATCAGCGGCAAAAAGGTACACAATGGCAAACGAAGCACCTACTTTGGCGTCATCTCCGTCTACTACCAGCCTGATGGCGTCAGCATTACTGTGAGCACAGATGCCATTGCCTTGACCGACGGGAGGAACAACTACACTTTCACCTGGGGCGCCACGGCCGACATCGTACAGGATGG GTTGAGGATCTCTGTCGTGAAGGACTCGAGCGtctccatcaccatcaacaacggCATCCAGGTGATGGTTCTGCTGCACCGCGTGTGGAAGAAACACCCGGTCAACGTGGACTTCCTGGGCCTCTACCTGCCCAACGACAACCGGTACTCCCCTCTGGTCCATGGACTCATAG GTCAGTTCTCCAATGAGCCTCAAGTGAACATTTACGACATCCATAACGGCGCCGACCCCATGAAGAAGGAGGCCACCATGGAGGTGAAGGGCAACCAGCTGCAGGTCACCAG GGGCTGGCAAAAGGATTACCGGCGGGACAAGCGACGTGGATCAGACGTCTACTGCTGGTTCGTACACAACAGCGGGAAGGGCTTCATCGACGGCCACTACAGCCACTACATCGTCCCCGACCTCAACAGCTTCCTATGA
- the kin gene encoding DNA/RNA-binding protein KIN17, translated as MGKADFFSPKAISNRIKSKGLQKLRWYCQMCQKQCRDENGFKCHCMSESHQRQLLLASESPHKFMDFFSNEFKTGFLDLLRRRFGTKRVHNNIVYNEYISDREHIHMNATRWETLTVFTKWLGRQGLCKVDETPKGWYIEYIDRDPETLRRQEELAKRKKHELDDVERSAKFIEDQVRRGLSTKEEEEDPVYTELQRENEEEKIAFNMASGASSAGPSTSSSLAASSALKKASSSVKRKDTSSASESRDKKKKSALEQIIESEERMRQKQQPVRTDNWLQPDIVVKVVTKRLGEKYHKKKAVVMEVLEKYTAVVKMVDSGDKLKLDQNHVETVIPAPGKRVMILNGNQRDTEAVLEGIDEKNFCASLTLDSGPQKGKRVEVAYEDFSKLA; from the exons ATGGGGAAAGCCGACTTTTTCTCGCCCAAGGCGATAAGCAACCGGATCAAATCAAAAGGTCTGCAGAAGCTGAGGTGGTATTGTCAAATGTGTCAGAAGCAATGCCGAGATGAG AATGGCTTTAAATGTCACTGCATGTCCGAGTCCCACCAGAGGCAGCTGCTGCTCGCCTCGGAGAGCCCTCACAAGTTTATGGACTTCTTTTCCAA TGAATTCAAAACTGGATTTCTTGACCTGCTGCGAAGACGTTTCG GGACCAAGCGCGTGCACAACAACATAGTGTACAACGAGTATATCAGCGACCGCGAGCACATTCACATGAATGCCACGCGCTGGGAGACGCTCACTGTCTTCACCAAATGGCTGGGCAGGCAAG GTTTGTGTAAGGTGGACGAGACGCCGAAAGGCTGGTACATCGAGTACATCGACCGTGACCCAGAGACCCTCCGCCGCCAGGAGGAGCTGGCGAAGAGGAAGAAGCACGAGTTGGACGACGTAGAGAGGAGCGCCAAGTTCATCGAGGACCAAGTCCGCCGAGGCCTAAGCACCAAGGAGGAGGAG GAAGATCCAGTTTATACTGAGCTGCAGCGAGAGAACGAAGAGGAAAAAA TTGCTTTTAATATGGCCAGTGGTGCATCATCAGCTGGGCCTTCAACATCAAG TTCCCTCGCGGCCTCCAGCGCGCTGAAGAAGGCGTCCTCGTCAGTTAAGAGGAAAGACACGTCCTCTGCTTCCGAGTCGAGGGACAAAAAGAAGAAGTCTGCCTTGGAGCAGATCATCGAG AGTGAAGAGCGAATGAGGCAGAAGCAGCAGCCCGTCAGGACCGACAACTGGTTGCAGCCCGACATTGTTGTCAAGGTGGTCACCAAAAGGCTGGGAGAGAAGTATCACAAGAAGAAGGCCGTCGTCATG GAAGTGCTAGAGAAATACACGGCAGTGGTGAAGATGGTCGACTCGGGAGACAAACTGAAGCTGGACCAGAACCACGTGGAAACAGTCATACCTGCACCAG GAAAACGTGTGATGATCCTAAACGGAAACCAGCGAGACACTGAGGCTGTGTTGGAGGGCATCGACGAGAAGAACTTCTGTGCTTCGCTCACGCTTGATTCT GGTCCACAGAAGGGTAAGCGAGTGGAGGTCGCCTACGAGGACTTCTCCAAGTTGGCATGA